A region from the Actinomycetota bacterium genome encodes:
- a CDS encoding glycosyltransferase produces the protein MRDARVVALVPAHDEAAAIVGTVSAIRGIEGITRVIVVDDASADGTGALAAEAGAEVVTLPENRGKGAALNAGLTALGEDYDVLLLLDADLGPSASEAAALVEPVLAREADMTVGVLPKPPGSGGFGLVKGLARCGIFVLGRGFRARAPLSGQRALDPAAVAACTPFARRYGVETALTVRARRAGLVVTEVPVAMSHAATGRDASGFAHRARQFVDVALTLLGLVFAPRRPRS, from the coding sequence ATGCGTGACGCGCGCGTGGTGGCGCTCGTGCCCGCGCACGACGAGGCCGCCGCGATCGTCGGCACCGTCTCCGCGATCCGCGGCATCGAGGGCATCACACGCGTGATCGTCGTGGATGATGCATCGGCCGACGGCACCGGTGCGCTCGCCGCGGAGGCGGGCGCTGAAGTCGTGACGCTTCCCGAGAACCGCGGCAAGGGCGCCGCACTCAACGCCGGCCTCACCGCTCTCGGCGAGGACTACGACGTCCTGTTGCTCCTCGACGCCGACCTCGGCCCATCCGCATCCGAGGCCGCCGCACTCGTCGAGCCGGTGCTCGCGCGCGAGGCGGACATGACCGTCGGCGTGCTGCCCAAGCCGCCGGGCTCCGGCGGGTTCGGGCTCGTGAAGGGCCTCGCCCGCTGCGGCATCTTCGTGCTCGGCCGCGGGTTCCGCGCCAGAGCGCCGCTCTCGGGCCAACGTGCCCTCGACCCGGCAGCCGTGGCCGCCTGCACGCCGTTCGCACGACGCTACGGGGTCGAGACCGCGCTCACCGTCCGCGCGCGCCGCGCCGGGCTCGTGGTGACCGAGGTGCCGGTCGCGATGTCGCACGCAGCCACCGGTCGCGACGCCTCCGGCTTCGCCCACCGCGCACGGCAGTTCGTCGACGTCGCGCTCACGCTGCTCGGGCTCGTGTTCGCACCGCGCCGCCCGCGTTCGTAG
- the murJ gene encoding murein biosynthesis integral membrane protein MurJ, whose product MLQRAERAAGPTPDPRRGAPLPIRYNRGASSPRARARTPAVRPRSAAISKPSVARSTATMSVATTLSRVTGFVRMWATAYALGATAMASAYSVANNVPNMIYELVVGGIISSLFIPTFMEIRSNEGEQRAWRFASHLFNLAVLGLGAIAVVGILFPEPFIWTQTFRMGSAEAGSVRPIASAFFAIFAIKIMLYGAGSVVSGLLNSDRRYLWVALGPVFNNVVVIAALFVYAAVVGDNERLAFYILAGGTTAGVAVMYLVQLPSLLKSGWRYEFGVDLKDPGIRRMAKLALPTIVYVATNMVAVSVRNSSAFAVSPEGPARLMYAWTFYQLPYGILAVSLTTALFTELSDAAGRQDWGAFRRDVARGLRSTAVLILPMAATMIALATPLVRLYQVGEFDAASVGPVASALRWWSVALVFYSATMFLLRTFYSLKDTKTPMTVNLVLTGVQIGLYFLLTTGAAGWAGLGLDGIPIADAVFFALSMVALAAILRRRVGDYELPDVGLTFGKVAVAAAAGAVAAWGAARLLAPLAGGVSGALLQTAGGGVAGLAVTYGIAAALRVHELASAAALLRRKLVPSRAQRAPDMDPEEPDA is encoded by the coding sequence GTGCTGCAGCGTGCCGAGCGCGCCGCCGGACCCACGCCGGACCCGCGCCGCGGCGCCCCGCTCCCCATTCGCTACAATCGGGGTGCGAGCTCGCCTCGTGCACGCGCCCGCACACCCGCCGTCCGACCGAGGAGCGCCGCCATCTCCAAGCCGTCCGTCGCCCGCTCCACCGCCACCATGTCGGTGGCCACGACGCTGTCGCGCGTGACCGGCTTCGTGCGGATGTGGGCGACCGCCTACGCCCTCGGCGCGACTGCGATGGCCAGCGCGTACAGCGTCGCCAACAACGTGCCGAACATGATCTACGAGCTCGTGGTGGGCGGGATTATCTCCTCGCTGTTCATCCCCACCTTCATGGAGATCCGCTCGAACGAGGGCGAGCAGCGCGCCTGGCGGTTCGCGAGCCACCTGTTCAACCTCGCGGTGCTCGGCCTCGGAGCGATCGCGGTGGTCGGCATCCTGTTCCCCGAGCCGTTCATCTGGACCCAGACCTTCCGCATGGGGTCCGCCGAGGCCGGCAGCGTCCGCCCGATCGCCTCGGCGTTCTTCGCCATCTTCGCCATCAAGATCATGCTCTACGGGGCCGGTTCGGTCGTCTCGGGCCTGCTCAACTCGGACCGCAGGTACCTGTGGGTCGCGCTCGGGCCCGTCTTCAACAACGTCGTGGTCATCGCGGCGCTGTTCGTGTACGCGGCGGTCGTGGGCGACAACGAGCGGCTCGCCTTCTACATCCTGGCCGGCGGCACCACCGCCGGCGTCGCCGTGATGTACCTGGTGCAGCTGCCGTCGCTGCTCAAGTCCGGCTGGCGCTACGAGTTCGGCGTCGACCTGAAGGACCCCGGCATCCGCCGCATGGCGAAGCTCGCGCTGCCGACGATCGTGTACGTCGCCACGAACATGGTCGCCGTCTCGGTCCGCAACTCGTCGGCGTTCGCCGTCTCGCCGGAAGGGCCCGCGCGCCTCATGTACGCGTGGACCTTCTACCAGCTGCCCTACGGCATCCTCGCCGTATCGCTCACCACCGCGCTGTTCACGGAGCTGTCGGACGCGGCCGGCAGGCAGGACTGGGGCGCGTTCCGTCGCGACGTCGCGCGCGGCCTGCGCAGCACCGCCGTGCTCATCCTGCCGATGGCCGCGACGATGATCGCGCTCGCGACGCCGCTCGTGCGGCTCTACCAGGTCGGCGAGTTCGACGCCGCGTCGGTCGGACCGGTGGCCTCGGCGCTGCGCTGGTGGAGCGTGGCGCTCGTCTTCTACTCCGCCACGATGTTCCTGCTGCGCACGTTCTACTCGCTCAAGGACACGAAGACGCCGATGACGGTCAACCTCGTGCTGACCGGCGTGCAGATCGGCCTGTACTTCCTGCTGACCACGGGCGCCGCCGGATGGGCCGGCCTCGGGCTCGACGGCATCCCCATCGCCGACGCCGTCTTCTTCGCGCTGTCGATGGTCGCGCTGGCGGCCATCCTGAGGCGTCGCGTCGGCGACTACGAGCTGCCCGACGTCGGACTCACGTTCGGGAAGGTCGCCGTGGCGGCCGCGGCGGGCGCCGTCGCGGCGTGGGGCGCCGCCCGGCTGCTCGCGCCGCTGGCCGGAGGCGTGTCCGGGGCGCTGCTCCAGACCGCGGGCGGAGGGGTCGCAGGCCTCGCGGTGACCTACGGCATCGCGGCCGCACTCCGGGTGCACGAGCTGGCGTCCGCCGCCGCGCTCCTGCGCCGCAAGCTCGTGCCGTCCCGCGCTCAGCGCGCACCCGACATGGACCCCGAGGAACCCGATGCGTGA